A genomic stretch from Alloyangia pacifica includes:
- a CDS encoding sarcosine oxidase subunit delta yields the protein MLLIHCPYCDETLPEVEFTYAGEAHIARPETPSEMSDEDWQQFLFMRANVKGDHFERWRHLHGCGRFFNAVRNTITDKFLTTYKAGAPRPDLAALKEGLK from the coding sequence ATGCTCCTGATTCATTGCCCCTATTGTGACGAGACGCTGCCCGAGGTCGAGTTCACCTATGCCGGCGAGGCGCATATTGCCCGCCCCGAAACCCCCTCGGAGATGAGCGACGAGGACTGGCAGCAGTTCCTCTTCATGCGCGCCAACGTCAAGGGCGACCATTTCGAGCGCTGGCGCCACCTGCATGGCTGCGGGCGGTTTTTCAACGCCGTGCGCAACACCATCACCGACAAGTTCCTCACCACCTACAAGGCGGGCGCGCCCCGTCCCGATCTCGCCGCGCTGAAGGAGGGCCTGAAATGA
- a CDS encoding sarcosine oxidase subunit alpha — MSSHRVSGRVEGKGRVNPSRPVNFTFDGKTYQGYEGDTVASALLANGVHLMGRSFKYHRPRGPVAAGSEEPNALIGTRRGPGRFEPNTRATVQEIWGGLETSSQNKYPSLKFDVGAVNDAAYMLFSAGFYYKTFMWPRSFWDKVYEPFIRAAAGLGVSPTEEDPDSYASRNLHCDVLIVGAGPSGLAAARVAAEAGLKVVLVDENPEVGGTLLSEPQAQIDGAGAWDWVASELAALRDAGVRVMTRTTAIGYYHQNLIGLCERLTDHLPNLPADTPRERLWRVRAKQVVLAQGALEKPLVFHGNDRPGVMLAGAAQSYLNRYGVLVGQRPVVLTSHDSAWYAAFDLADAGARVQAIADTRETVDEALLTGARQRGIPVKLGRTATATKGRLRVASIRLNPVSGGKVGSGEEIACDAVLMSGGWTPSLHLFSHTKGTLAWDEDRTTFLPERTPEDCVIAGASRGIWGIAAALNDGAEKGREVALALGTSADAASYTVAQDRAGTGVSHKELPTDLSPGKAKAFVDYQNDVTAKDLRLAVREGMRSIEHVKRYTTNGMATDQGKMSNINGLNIASDALGKKQPQVGLTTFRPPYTPTSFGAFAGYHRGGHFEVTRKTQIDLWAEEQGAVFEPVGQWRRAWYFPRPGEDMEAAVRRECKATRAGVGIFDASTLGKIEVVGPDAVEFMNRMYTNPWSKLAPGRCRYGLLCGDDGFIRDDGVIGRMAQDKFHVTTTTGGAARVLNMMEDYLQTEWPDLDVWLTSTTEAWSTIALNGPEAAKLLAPLVEGVELTEAAFPHMSCVECTVAGMPARLFRVSFTGEIGFEVNVPAPMGRKLWELLWEAGQRFNICAYGTETMHVLRAEKGYIIVGQDTDGTVTPYDAGMGWAVGKAKPDFVGKRGLARPDLVAEGRKQLVGLLTEDGSKLEEGAQIVFDPKQAIPMTMVGHVTSSYHSDAAGRPIALALVQGGHGRMGETVHIPMPERTIAAKITSTVFVDPENARLKI, encoded by the coding sequence ATGAGCAGCCATCGCGTTTCCGGCCGTGTTGAAGGCAAGGGCCGGGTCAACCCGAGCCGCCCGGTGAACTTCACCTTCGACGGCAAGACCTACCAGGGCTACGAGGGCGACACCGTCGCCTCGGCGCTGCTGGCCAATGGCGTGCACCTGATGGGCCGCTCGTTCAAGTACCACCGCCCGCGCGGGCCGGTGGCGGCGGGCTCGGAAGAGCCCAACGCGCTCATCGGCACCCGCCGCGGCCCGGGCCGCTTTGAGCCCAACACCCGCGCCACGGTGCAGGAGATCTGGGGCGGGCTCGAAACCAGCTCGCAGAACAAGTACCCGAGCCTGAAGTTCGACGTCGGCGCGGTGAACGATGCCGCCTATATGCTCTTCTCGGCAGGGTTTTACTACAAGACCTTCATGTGGCCGCGCAGCTTCTGGGACAAGGTCTACGAGCCCTTCATCCGCGCCGCCGCGGGCCTTGGCGTCAGCCCCACCGAGGAAGACCCCGACAGCTACGCCTCGCGCAACCTGCATTGCGATGTGCTGATCGTCGGCGCCGGGCCCTCGGGCCTTGCCGCGGCGCGGGTGGCGGCAGAGGCGGGCCTGAAGGTCGTGCTGGTCGACGAGAACCCGGAAGTGGGCGGCACGCTGCTGTCGGAGCCGCAGGCACAGATCGACGGCGCTGGCGCCTGGGACTGGGTCGCCTCGGAACTGGCCGCGCTTCGGGACGCGGGCGTCCGGGTCATGACCCGCACCACCGCCATCGGCTATTACCACCAGAACCTCATCGGTCTTTGCGAGCGGCTGACCGACCACCTGCCCAATCTGCCCGCCGACACCCCGCGCGAGCGGCTGTGGCGGGTGCGCGCGAAACAGGTGGTGCTGGCGCAGGGCGCGCTGGAAAAGCCGCTGGTGTTCCACGGCAACGACCGTCCGGGCGTGATGCTGGCGGGCGCGGCGCAGAGCTACCTCAACCGCTACGGCGTGCTGGTCGGGCAGCGCCCCGTGGTGCTGACCTCGCATGACAGCGCCTGGTACGCCGCCTTCGATCTGGCCGACGCCGGCGCTAGGGTGCAGGCCATCGCCGACACGCGCGAAACCGTTGACGAGGCGCTGCTGACCGGCGCGCGCCAGCGCGGGATCCCCGTCAAGCTCGGCCGCACCGCCACAGCCACCAAGGGCCGCCTGCGGGTCGCCTCGATCCGGCTCAACCCGGTCTCGGGCGGCAAGGTGGGCAGCGGCGAGGAGATCGCCTGCGACGCGGTGCTGATGTCGGGCGGCTGGACGCCCTCGCTGCATCTTTTCTCGCACACCAAGGGCACGCTGGCCTGGGACGAGGACCGCACCACCTTCCTGCCCGAGCGCACCCCCGAGGACTGCGTCATCGCCGGCGCCAGCCGCGGGATCTGGGGCATCGCGGCGGCGCTGAACGACGGCGCCGAGAAGGGCCGGGAGGTGGCGCTGGCGCTCGGCACATCCGCCGACGCGGCCAGCTACACCGTGGCGCAGGACCGCGCCGGCACCGGCGTGTCGCACAAGGAGCTGCCGACCGACCTCAGCCCCGGCAAGGCCAAGGCCTTCGTCGACTACCAGAACGACGTGACCGCCAAGGACCTGCGGCTGGCGGTGCGCGAGGGCATGCGCTCGATCGAGCACGTCAAGCGCTACACCACCAACGGCATGGCCACCGACCAGGGCAAGATGTCCAACATCAACGGCCTCAACATCGCCTCGGATGCGCTTGGAAAGAAACAGCCGCAGGTCGGTCTGACCACCTTCCGGCCGCCCTATACGCCGACCAGCTTCGGCGCCTTCGCGGGCTATCACCGCGGCGGCCACTTCGAGGTGACGCGCAAGACCCAGATCGACCTCTGGGCCGAGGAGCAGGGCGCGGTCTTCGAGCCGGTCGGCCAGTGGCGCCGGGCCTGGTACTTCCCCAGGCCGGGCGAGGACATGGAGGCCGCGGTGCGCCGCGAGTGCAAGGCGACCCGCGCCGGCGTCGGCATCTTCGACGCCTCGACGCTGGGCAAGATCGAGGTGGTCGGCCCCGATGCGGTCGAGTTCATGAACCGCATGTACACCAACCCCTGGAGCAAGCTCGCCCCGGGCCGCTGCCGCTACGGGCTGCTCTGCGGCGACGACGGCTTCATCCGCGACGACGGCGTCATCGGCCGCATGGCGCAGGACAAGTTCCACGTCACCACCACCACGGGCGGCGCGGCGCGGGTGCTGAACATGATGGAGGACTACCTGCAGACCGAATGGCCCGACCTCGACGTCTGGCTGACCTCGACCACGGAAGCTTGGTCGACCATCGCGCTCAATGGCCCCGAGGCCGCAAAGCTGCTCGCCCCGCTGGTCGAGGGCGTCGAGCTGACCGAGGCAGCCTTCCCGCACATGTCCTGCGTGGAGTGCACCGTGGCGGGCATGCCGGCGCGGCTCTTCCGGGTCAGCTTCACCGGCGAGATCGGCTTCGAGGTCAACGTGCCCGCGCCCATGGGCCGCAAGCTCTGGGAGCTGCTCTGGGAGGCCGGGCAGCGCTTTAACATCTGCGCCTATGGCACGGAAACCATGCACGTTCTGCGCGCCGAAAAGGGCTATATCATCGTCGGCCAGGACACCGACGGCACGGTCACGCCTTACGACGCGGGCATGGGCTGGGCGGTGGGCAAGGCCAAGCCCGACTTCGTCGGCAAGCGCGGGCTGGCGCGGCCCGACCTGGTGGCCGAGGGCCGCAAGCAGCTGGTCGGCCTGCTGACCGAGGATGGCAGCAAGCTCGAGGAGGGGGCGCAGATCGTCTTCGACCCCAAGCAGGCGATCCCGATGACCATGGTCGGCCATGTGACCTCGTCCTACCACTCCGATGCGGCGGGCCGTCCCATCGCGCTGGCGCTGGTGCAGGGCGGTCACGGGCGGATGGGCGAGACCGTCCATATCCCGATGCCGGAGCGCACCATCGCCGCCAAGATCACCTCGACGGTCTTCGTCGATCCCGAAAACGCCCGCCTGAAGATCTGA
- a CDS encoding sarcosine oxidase subunit gamma: protein MNAPLSAFPPATQVETPAAKVSSILPKPRFSLRARGDLAPLEQALGVALPRTIGQTVKGAVELACLGPDEWLVLAADPAPVVDACAGVYARLPHSLVEITAREVSFVIEGPRAAELMTIGCARDIDAIPVGSARRTLFDGATVILWRDAETRFRIDVWNSFAPHLLHLLQVGARELAAETL, encoded by the coding sequence ATGAACGCTCCGCTTTCCGCCTTCCCGCCCGCCACGCAGGTCGAGACACCGGCCGCCAAGGTCAGCTCGATCCTGCCCAAGCCGCGCTTCTCGCTGCGCGCCCGCGGCGACCTTGCACCGCTCGAACAGGCGCTCGGCGTGGCGCTGCCGCGCACGATCGGGCAGACCGTGAAGGGCGCGGTCGAGCTCGCCTGCCTCGGTCCCGACGAATGGCTGGTGCTGGCCGCCGATCCCGCGCCGGTCGTGGACGCCTGCGCCGGGGTCTATGCGCGTCTGCCGCACAGCCTGGTGGAGATCACCGCCCGCGAGGTGAGCTTCGTCATCGAAGGCCCGCGCGCCGCCGAGCTGATGACCATCGGCTGCGCCCGCGACATCGACGCGATCCCGGTCGGCTCCGCCCGCCGCACGCTCTTCGACGGCGCCACCGTGATCCTCTGGCGCGACGCCGAAACCCGCTTCCGCATCGACGTGTGGAACAGCTTCGCTCCGCACCTGCTCCACCTCCTGCAGGTCGGAGCACGCGAACTTGCCGCTGAAACTCTCTGA
- the glyA gene encoding serine hydroxymethyltransferase yields the protein MFNRLPKGGISDAAIATAVAAELTRQQSQIELIASENIVSANVLAAQGSVLTNKYAEGYPGKRYYGGCEHVDTVEQIAIDRLKQLFGADYVNVQPHSGAQANQAVFLALLEPGERIMGLSLAHGGHLTHGSPVTMSGKWFDVVSYEVDADSHLIDMEKVREKALLTRPKLIVAGASAYPRRIDFEGFRKIADEVGAYLMVDMAHYAGLIAGGKYPNPVPHAHVVTSTTHKTLRGPRGGVILTNDEALAKKLNSAVFPGNQGGPLMHVIAAKAVAFGEALQPEFADYAGQVIENAKALADVLIVGGLGIVSGGTDSHMVLVDLQPKGVTGKVAEIALERAGLTCNKNAIPNDPQKPFVTSGIRLGTSAGTTRGFREAEFELIGGLILRVIDALAQDPEGNAEVEAMVRAEVQALCDDFPIYATTA from the coding sequence ATGTTCAACAGACTGCCCAAGGGCGGCATTTCGGATGCCGCTATCGCCACCGCCGTCGCCGCGGAACTGACCCGTCAGCAAAGCCAGATCGAGCTCATCGCTTCGGAGAACATCGTCTCTGCGAACGTCCTGGCGGCGCAAGGCTCGGTGCTGACCAACAAGTACGCCGAAGGCTATCCCGGCAAGCGCTACTACGGCGGCTGCGAGCACGTGGATACGGTCGAGCAGATTGCCATCGACCGTCTCAAGCAGCTCTTCGGCGCGGACTACGTCAACGTCCAGCCGCATTCCGGCGCGCAGGCCAACCAGGCGGTGTTCCTCGCGCTGCTCGAGCCGGGCGAACGGATCATGGGGCTGTCGCTGGCCCATGGCGGCCACCTGACGCACGGCTCGCCGGTCACCATGTCGGGCAAGTGGTTCGACGTGGTCTCTTACGAGGTCGATGCAGACAGCCACCTGATCGACATGGAGAAGGTGCGCGAAAAGGCGCTGTTGACCAGGCCCAAGCTGATCGTGGCGGGCGCCTCGGCCTATCCCCGCCGGATCGACTTCGAGGGCTTCCGCAAGATCGCCGACGAGGTCGGCGCCTACCTGATGGTCGACATGGCGCATTACGCCGGGCTGATCGCCGGCGGCAAGTATCCGAACCCGGTGCCCCATGCCCATGTCGTGACCTCGACCACCCACAAGACCCTGCGCGGCCCGCGCGGCGGTGTCATCCTCACCAACGACGAGGCGCTGGCGAAGAAGCTCAACTCCGCCGTCTTCCCCGGCAATCAGGGCGGCCCGCTGATGCATGTGATCGCCGCCAAGGCGGTGGCCTTCGGCGAGGCGCTGCAGCCGGAGTTTGCCGACTATGCCGGGCAGGTCATCGAGAACGCCAAGGCGCTGGCCGACGTTCTGATAGTCGGCGGGCTGGGCATCGTCTCGGGCGGCACCGACAGCCATATGGTGCTGGTCGACCTTCAGCCCAAAGGGGTGACCGGCAAGGTCGCCGAGATCGCGCTCGAACGGGCAGGGCTGACCTGCAACAAGAACGCGATCCCCAATGATCCGCAGAAGCCCTTCGTGACCTCGGGCATCCGACTCGGCACCTCGGCGGGCACCACGCGCGGCTTCCGCGAGGCCGAGTTCGAGCTGATCGGCGGGCTGATCCTGCGGGTCATCGACGCCTTGGCGCAGGACCCCGAGGGGAACGCCGAGGTCGAGGCCATGGTGCGGGCGGAAGTGCAGGCGCTCTGCGACGACTTCCCGATCTACGCGACCACGGCCTGA
- the purU gene encoding formyltetrahydrofolate deformylase: protein MSKIILTVACPVRSGVVAAISTYLAERGCNIHDSSQFSDIENDRFFMRLSFVSEQGVTQEALSDGFAEIAARLGADFAFHDPSEKMKVVIMVSRFGHCLNDLLYRWQIGALPVDIVAVISNHMDYQKVVVNHDLPFHCIKVTKQNKPEAEAAILRVVEDTGADLIVLARYMQILSDEMCRKMSGRIINIHHSFLPSFKGANPYKQAFERGVKLIGATSHYVTADLDEGPIIEQDTIRVTHAQSADDYVSLGRDVESQVLARAIHAHIHRRVFLNGDKTVVFPASPGEHASERMG, encoded by the coding sequence ATGTCCAAGATCATCCTCACCGTTGCCTGCCCCGTCCGCTCTGGCGTCGTGGCCGCGATCTCCACCTATCTCGCCGAGCGGGGCTGCAACATCCATGACAGCTCGCAGTTCTCGGACATCGAGAATGACCGTTTCTTCATGCGCCTCAGCTTCGTGTCGGAGCAGGGGGTGACGCAGGAGGCGCTGAGCGATGGCTTTGCCGAGATCGCCGCACGGCTGGGGGCCGACTTCGCCTTCCACGACCCATCGGAGAAGATGAAGGTGGTGATCATGGTCAGCCGCTTCGGACACTGCCTGAACGATCTGCTCTACCGTTGGCAGATCGGCGCGTTGCCGGTGGACATCGTGGCGGTCATCTCCAACCACATGGACTATCAGAAGGTCGTTGTGAACCATGACCTGCCGTTCCACTGCATCAAGGTGACCAAGCAGAACAAGCCCGAGGCCGAAGCCGCGATCCTGCGCGTGGTCGAGGATACGGGCGCGGATCTGATCGTCCTCGCCCGCTACATGCAAATCCTGTCGGACGAGATGTGCCGCAAGATGTCGGGCCGTATCATCAACATCCACCATTCTTTCCTGCCCAGCTTCAAGGGCGCGAACCCTTACAAGCAGGCCTTCGAGCGCGGTGTGAAGCTGATCGGGGCCACCTCGCACTATGTGACCGCCGATCTCGACGAGGGGCCGATCATCGAGCAGGACACGATCCGCGTGACGCATGCCCAGAGCGCCGACGACTACGTCAGCCTGGGCCGCGACGTCGAGAGCCAGGTGCTCGCACGCGCCATTCACGCGCATATTCACCGCCGGGTCTTCCTCAATGGCGACAAGACCGTCGTCTTCCCGGCAAGCCCCGGGGAGCATGCATCGGAACGGATGGGCTGA
- a CDS encoding alpha-hydroxy acid oxidase produces MTKLLSLNDFEAPARRRLPRPLFGYISGGTETTAARADNRAVFSEYRLVPRVLRGVEGRSLMHPLFGREWQAPFGIAPMGIAALMALDGDVAMARAAAAEGIPYILSGSSLTPLERVREANPQGWFQAYLPGEDDRIRALIERVRKAGHETLVLTADTAVLANRENNIRSGFSTPLRVTPRLLWDFGLHPRWVFGTFLRGLMARGMPHFENSFAERGAPIVSQRAARDFGRKDHLNWEHVARIRDLWKGRLLIKGLLSPLDVTEARKLGCDGVILSNHGGRQLDYAISGVRALSVAREEAGSMALMVDGGIRRGTDVVKALALGADFVWVGRPMLYGAVIAGEAGVTKAIGILKRELHRDIGLLGLMSPSELSGAVLAPAGQAH; encoded by the coding sequence ATGACCAAGCTGCTGAGCCTCAATGATTTCGAAGCCCCGGCGCGGCGGCGCCTGCCGCGGCCGCTGTTCGGCTATATTTCCGGTGGCACCGAGACCACCGCCGCGCGGGCCGACAATCGCGCGGTGTTTTCGGAGTACCGGCTGGTGCCCCGCGTGCTGCGCGGCGTCGAAGGCCGCAGCCTGATGCATCCTCTGTTCGGCCGCGAGTGGCAGGCGCCTTTCGGGATCGCTCCGATGGGAATCGCTGCGCTCATGGCGCTGGACGGAGATGTGGCGATGGCCCGGGCCGCGGCGGCCGAAGGTATTCCCTACATTCTCAGTGGCTCGTCTCTGACCCCGCTCGAGCGGGTGCGTGAGGCCAATCCGCAAGGCTGGTTCCAGGCCTATCTGCCCGGCGAAGACGACCGTATCCGTGCCCTGATCGAGCGGGTCCGCAAGGCGGGTCACGAGACGCTGGTGCTCACCGCGGACACCGCGGTGCTGGCCAACCGCGAGAACAACATTCGCTCCGGCTTCTCGACGCCTTTGAGGGTCACCCCAAGGCTGCTCTGGGACTTTGGTCTGCACCCACGCTGGGTTTTCGGCACCTTCCTGCGCGGCCTGATGGCGCGCGGAATGCCGCATTTCGAGAATTCCTTTGCCGAACGGGGCGCGCCGATCGTATCGCAGCGGGCTGCACGTGACTTCGGACGCAAGGATCATCTGAACTGGGAGCACGTCGCGCGGATCCGCGATCTGTGGAAGGGGCGGCTGCTGATCAAGGGACTGCTCTCGCCGCTCGATGTGACCGAGGCGCGCAAGCTCGGCTGCGACGGGGTCATCCTGTCCAATCACGGCGGGCGGCAGCTGGACTACGCGATCAGCGGCGTGCGTGCGCTATCGGTGGCCCGCGAGGAGGCGGGCAGCATGGCTCTCATGGTCGACGGCGGCATCCGGCGCGGCACCGACGTGGTCAAGGCGCTGGCTCTGGGTGCGGATTTCGTCTGGGTCGGGCGGCCAATGCTCTATGGCGCGGTCATCGCAGGCGAGGCCGGCGTGACCAAGGCCATCGGCATCCTGAAGCGGGAGTTGCACCGCGACATAGGGCTGCTGGGGCTCATGTCGCCAAGCGAGCTTTCCGGCGCGGTGCTCGCGCCAGCGGGACAAGCTCACTGA
- a CDS encoding calcium/sodium antiporter, producing the protein MIETWGSLLAGFLLLVAGGDLLVRGAVQAAERLGVSPLVIGLTLVGFGTSMPELVTSVQAGLSGSPGIAYGNIVGSNIANILLIGGISALICPVIVAEAALRRDAALMLGVAAIFAALAFAMPMGRLLGAIFVAGLVGYIVLVIRQERTTGEHGAIHDKSAALLQADPGLRRSSRRRGLILPLLLALAGLGLVVLGGALLVEGAVALARAFGIGETVIGLTIVAVGTSMPELVTSVIAALKRQGDVAFGNIVGSNIYNILGIGGTTAVIAPSAVPAEIVSFDAPLMVGVSALLVLLAATGRRIDRWEGLVLLAGYGAYLYLLWP; encoded by the coding sequence ATGATCGAGACTTGGGGGTCGCTCCTCGCGGGGTTTCTGCTGCTGGTCGCTGGCGGCGACTTGCTGGTACGGGGGGCGGTGCAGGCCGCAGAGCGGCTGGGGGTCTCGCCGCTTGTCATCGGCCTCACGCTTGTCGGCTTCGGGACCTCGATGCCGGAGCTTGTGACGTCCGTGCAGGCCGGGCTCAGCGGCTCGCCCGGCATCGCCTATGGAAATATCGTCGGGTCCAACATCGCCAATATTCTGCTTATCGGCGGCATCTCGGCACTAATCTGCCCGGTCATCGTCGCAGAGGCGGCGCTCCGCCGTGACGCGGCGCTGATGCTCGGCGTGGCGGCGATTTTCGCGGCACTGGCCTTCGCGATGCCGATGGGGCGCCTTCTCGGCGCGATCTTTGTCGCGGGGCTGGTGGGCTATATCGTGCTGGTCATCCGGCAAGAGCGCACGACGGGCGAACACGGCGCGATCCACGACAAGAGCGCGGCATTGCTGCAGGCCGACCCGGGCCTTCGCCGTTCCTCGCGTCGCCGAGGGCTGATCCTGCCCCTGCTGCTCGCCCTTGCCGGGCTCGGCCTCGTCGTGCTTGGCGGCGCGCTGCTGGTTGAGGGAGCGGTTGCGCTGGCGCGTGCCTTCGGCATCGGGGAGACGGTGATCGGGCTGACCATTGTCGCCGTCGGGACCTCGATGCCGGAGCTTGTGACCTCGGTCATCGCGGCGCTGAAGCGGCAGGGGGACGTGGCCTTCGGCAATATCGTCGGCTCCAACATCTACAACATCCTCGGCATCGGGGGCACCACGGCGGTGATCGCCCCGAGCGCCGTACCCGCTGAAATCGTCAGCTTCGATGCGCCGCTGATGGTGGGCGTGAGTGCCTTGCTCGTGCTTCTTGCCGCAACGGGGCGCCGTATCGACAGGTGGGAAGGTCTGGTGCTTCTCGCCGGGTACGGCGCCTATCTCTACCTGCTCTGGCCCTGA
- a CDS encoding Gfo/Idh/MocA family protein, giving the protein MTTQTLARSETRTITYGIIGCGMMGQEHLRNIALLENTAVGAIFEPNAEMRAHARQFAPNARFVDSIEALLEVTEIDCLLIASPNFRHVEQLQAIAGKRPLPVLVEKPLFTDPDHAAAIDAFAESYPAPVWVAMEYRYMPPVAKLLEEAEAATGGVKMLTIREHRFPFLEKVGDWNRFNRYTGGTFVEKCCHFFDLMRLTLKSDPVRVMAMGGQAVNHLEEAYAGETPDIFDHGYVMVEFDSGVRALLELCMFAEGSRYQEEISAVGPKGKIEALVPGPGRFWPAHLGAPPVPQVIVSPREPKGPEVREIPVDPTILEAGDHNGSTFYQHRGFLELVRGERNAPEVSLQDGKWAVLMGLAAQRSMIEGRAVDLSEVNPGA; this is encoded by the coding sequence ATGACGACCCAGACCCTCGCGCGCAGCGAGACCCGGACCATCACCTACGGCATCATCGGCTGCGGCATGATGGGACAGGAGCATCTGCGCAACATCGCGCTGCTGGAAAACACCGCCGTCGGCGCAATTTTCGAGCCCAACGCCGAGATGCGCGCCCATGCCAGGCAGTTCGCACCAAACGCGCGTTTCGTGGACAGCATCGAGGCGCTGCTGGAGGTGACAGAGATCGACTGCCTGCTCATCGCCAGCCCCAATTTCCGCCATGTGGAGCAGCTGCAAGCCATTGCCGGCAAGCGCCCCCTGCCCGTCCTGGTGGAAAAGCCGCTCTTCACCGACCCGGACCATGCCGCTGCCATCGACGCTTTTGCCGAAAGCTACCCCGCGCCGGTCTGGGTGGCGATGGAATACCGCTATATGCCGCCCGTCGCGAAACTGCTGGAAGAGGCCGAGGCGGCCACCGGCGGGGTCAAGATGCTGACCATCCGCGAGCATCGCTTCCCCTTCCTCGAGAAGGTCGGCGACTGGAACCGCTTCAACCGCTACACCGGCGGCACCTTTGTCGAGAAGTGCTGCCATTTCTTCGACCTCATGCGGCTTACGTTGAAGTCCGATCCGGTGCGCGTGATGGCGATGGGCGGTCAGGCGGTGAACCACCTGGAGGAGGCCTACGCCGGCGAGACGCCGGACATCTTTGACCATGGCTACGTGATGGTCGAATTCGACAGCGGCGTGCGCGCCCTGCTTGAGCTGTGCATGTTCGCCGAGGGATCTCGCTACCAAGAAGAGATCTCGGCAGTCGGCCCCAAGGGCAAGATCGAGGCGCTGGTGCCGGGGCCGGGCCGCTTCTGGCCGGCGCATCTGGGCGCGCCGCCGGTGCCGCAGGTCATCGTCTCGCCGCGCGAGCCGAAGGGTCCCGAGGTGCGCGAGATCCCCGTCGACCCGACGATCCTCGAGGCCGGGGACCACAACGGCTCGACCTTCTACCAGCATCGCGGGTTCCTCGAGCTGGTGCGCGGCGAGCGCAACGCGCCCGAGGTCTCGCTTCAGGATGGCAAGTGGGCGGTCCTCATGGGCCTCGCCGCGCAGCGCTCGATGATAGAGGGACGCGCGGTGGATCTGAGCGAAGTGAACCCCGGCGCCTGA
- a CDS encoding GntR family transcriptional regulator, translated as MQEKNRNSLHRPDALPIYMQISELVIRDIAAGRLVDGQKLPPERDFAKAHGTTVRTLRKALSELEKKGLLERRQGSGNYVRASGEVESVYSMFRLEHARGGGGLPTADILSADYLPKDAQQPAYGTSDHGTRFRRLRYLDDVIIAVEEIWLDGGAGRVPREMVQDSLYLTYKRALQLWITRAEDRVGIGQVPDWAPAAFPLEPGTTTAFIERLSWAQGSEAVEFSRTWYDTQKALYVQRLI; from the coding sequence ATGCAGGAAAAAAACAGGAATTCCCTTCACCGGCCCGATGCGCTGCCGATCTACATGCAGATCAGCGAGCTGGTGATCCGCGACATCGCCGCTGGCCGGCTGGTCGACGGCCAGAAGCTGCCGCCCGAGCGCGACTTCGCGAAGGCGCATGGGACAACCGTACGGACCTTGCGCAAAGCCCTGTCAGAGCTAGAGAAAAAGGGGCTTCTGGAGCGCCGGCAGGGCTCCGGCAATTACGTGCGGGCCAGTGGCGAGGTTGAGTCGGTCTACTCGATGTTCCGGCTCGAACACGCACGTGGCGGCGGCGGCTTGCCGACTGCCGATATTCTTTCGGCCGACTATCTGCCCAAGGATGCGCAGCAGCCTGCCTATGGCACGTCCGACCACGGCACCCGCTTCCGCCGCCTACGCTATCTCGACGACGTCATCATCGCGGTCGAGGAGATCTGGCTCGACGGCGGCGCGGGCCGGGTCCCGCGCGAGATGGTGCAGGATTCGCTCTACCTGACCTACAAGCGCGCCCTGCAGCTCTGGATCACCCGCGCCGAGGACCGCGTGGGGATCGGGCAAGTCCCGGACTGGGCCCCTGCGGCCTTTCCGCTAGAACCCGGCACCACCACCGCCTTCATCGAGCGCCTGTCCTGGGCGCAGGGCAGCGAGGCGGTCGAGTTCTCGCGCACCTGGTACGACACGCAAAAGGCGCTTTACGTCCAGCGCCTCATCTGA